In the genome of Aridibaculum aurantiacum, one region contains:
- a CDS encoding right-handed parallel beta-helix repeat-containing protein: protein MRSFYALVLLFFCLLTNVVHAQTSTISTTFTNNNGNGQVTFNFQNTNGYPVRITEIASVTSSTGSIPVQAWYRTTPINSATAPPAVTTANGWTQFGSATITAVANSTTTTPQTFMTGLDLVVPAGATYGIVVGATNLRYSSLAAGTYTESSGGCSIITGTNIGWAGGAIPANFANNERGFIGTVTFESVGPCTSPPNTGTISSTQNPACSGSNFTLTLVGGTGGTGQTYQWQSSTDDATWSNIAGATTATLTTSQTASTYYRAIVTCGTAVTSSSVQITTPALVSGNFTINSGLPTGGGVFQTFTEAINHIKCGISGPVTFTVEPGSGPYNERVVIPQIGGASATNKVTFIGNGATILHNTSDGNNRTAVTFNGADHIVLDSLVVDASSGTFGWGIVLTGQADSNIIRNCTIVTNKSSTSTNYMGILINGSTTATGSSGNNANGNLIANNTIDGGYHGIYLYGSTTPYNQNNIVAGNRVLDFYNYGIYFYGNNNITISGNDISRPTRTAVTSTYSIYISTNTNALVEKNKIHNLFDAATGSTSLCYGIYVIASGLSAAQPNRIENNLLYNFNNGAGTQAGIYALGYNNYNYYHNTVVLDDAASTAGTTYGMYVYGTATNVKNNIVIVSRGGTGTKYTMYYSTTGVTTSNNNVLQMLSTTGTTNVLVNRSSVNYTTLAGWQASNSNAFDQQSVDVDPMFLNPSAGEYIPQSPTLNNLGANVGVATDIDNKPRTVASPDPGAYEFNLGSCTYPLTPGTVVAPTTVCANTPFILTLDNSSTGDGLTYQWQSSTDNVTWTNLATPSTAISFQASQASATWYRAALQCGTGAIVHTASVQVASPALVSGTYTINSGLPTGSGNFQNFADAINHVACGINGPVVFDVAPGSGPYMDQVVIPQIKGASPVNTITFNGNGATITYSPTDGSLRSAILLNGSDHVIIDSFIVDVSNGTFGWGISLAGQADSNTIRNCKIINNTTSTSTNYMGIILNGSATSTASSGNNANGNLVTGNTITGGYYGIYAYGSTAPYNKRNIFSNNKVEDFYSYGIYTYGQDSIIISGNDISRPARTAVTSAYGIYPASCTNFLVEKNSIHNLFDGAPSSTSSSYPIYVASTGLAASPNRIENNIVYNLNNGAGLIYGLYGSSYNYNNYYHNTVVIDDASATAGTTYGLLVSGTGVNVRNNIVIISRGGTGAKYNLYYSTTGVTSSNNNILINTSTGGTTNAIAYHSTGFNTLAAWQAANSNNDPQSLEIDPAFANAAGGDFTPTNSLANNKGAAVGVLTDFYDSTRSTTTPDIGAIEFSTLTAGNNMSAEQLVTPTAKASGCYTASEQVTVRIRNSSLSAIDFAVTPVTITVEVSGATNQYFTHTLNTGTMQSDATMDVLMPQLLDMSAAGTYTFAAATSVANDANPSNDAIVPVVRTKQQLTAGTAVSAPDSYCAQSSIMPMLKTSGAAGYNNLQWLQSTSATGGWSTIPGATGTTYQLATAPTQTMYYKLSSTCGTSVDTSAMIMLEYNNPTITSTTPAARCGAGNVTMSAAGSASNINWYRTATGGAPIYTGNSFTTAISSDTTFYVAAGQGGGSEYVGPADIAIGASISVNYNYYLTFDVLQPTTIVSVDIFPTDAIGTSASIQITNSTGTVLYTIPYTTTVTGGNKQTVVLNQTMTPGSYRMQQGGTHINLHRNSTGASFPYTSSAVSITGHSFSFASNPTFYYYFYNWQVSSGCESARMPITASITDCPVPVNLYSFKGEKQASTNRLEWTTLTEANNAGFELQRSADGTNFSALAFAESKAANGFSNRPLTYSYNDVRPLATNNYYRLKQMDKDGKVTFSQIVLLKGAKVNAVTISNIYPNPVKNDLNVVIASPATEKIQLVVTDVTGKVMANAAYQLQAGDNVIKLDVERYSTGTYIIKATCANGCDIASFKFIKQ, encoded by the coding sequence ATGAGAAGTTTTTACGCTCTTGTTTTACTATTCTTTTGCCTGCTTACAAATGTAGTGCATGCACAAACCTCCACTATTTCCACCACGTTTACCAACAACAATGGTAACGGGCAGGTAACTTTCAATTTTCAAAATACCAATGGCTACCCAGTACGTATCACTGAGATTGCCAGTGTTACCAGCAGTACAGGGTCTATACCTGTACAGGCATGGTATAGAACTACACCAATTAATAGTGCTACCGCGCCGCCAGCTGTTACCACAGCTAACGGCTGGACACAATTTGGTAGTGCAACCATTACTGCTGTAGCAAATTCAACTACTACCACACCCCAAACTTTCATGACTGGCCTGGACCTGGTAGTACCAGCAGGAGCTACTTATGGTATAGTAGTAGGTGCAACAAATTTGCGCTATAGCTCATTGGCTGCGGGTACTTACACAGAGTCAAGTGGTGGGTGCAGCATAATTACCGGAACTAATATTGGTTGGGCAGGGGGAGCCATTCCGGCTAATTTTGCTAACAATGAGCGTGGGTTCATTGGTACAGTAACTTTTGAATCTGTTGGCCCTTGTACTTCACCTCCTAATACCGGTACTATTAGCAGTACACAAAATCCTGCTTGTTCAGGTTCTAATTTTACACTAACCCTTGTAGGCGGTACTGGTGGCACAGGACAAACTTATCAGTGGCAATCATCTACGGATGATGCTACTTGGAGTAATATTGCAGGAGCAACTACTGCTACGCTTACTACATCTCAAACAGCTTCTACTTATTATCGTGCTATAGTAACCTGCGGAACAGCTGTTACTTCTTCCAGCGTGCAAATCACTACTCCGGCACTTGTATCTGGCAACTTTACCATCAACAGTGGCTTGCCAACAGGAGGTGGAGTTTTCCAAACCTTTACTGAAGCCATCAATCATATCAAATGTGGTATCAGTGGACCGGTGACATTTACTGTTGAACCAGGATCAGGTCCATATAACGAGCGGGTAGTGATACCACAAATTGGCGGCGCATCAGCAACCAACAAAGTAACATTCATAGGTAATGGTGCAACCATCTTGCACAATACCAGCGATGGTAACAACAGGACAGCTGTTACTTTTAATGGTGCAGATCACATAGTGCTGGATAGCCTGGTGGTGGATGCTTCTTCCGGAACTTTTGGCTGGGGTATAGTATTGACGGGACAGGCTGATAGTAATATTATCCGTAACTGTACCATCGTAACAAACAAGAGCTCTACCTCTACCAACTACATGGGTATCCTTATCAATGGTTCTACTACAGCTACAGGTTCATCTGGTAATAATGCAAACGGAAACTTAATAGCTAATAACACCATTGATGGAGGTTATCATGGAATCTACTTATATGGTAGCACAACACCTTACAATCAAAACAATATAGTTGCAGGAAATAGGGTTTTAGACTTTTACAACTATGGCATCTACTTCTACGGTAATAACAACATAACGATCAGTGGTAACGATATTAGTCGCCCGACGAGAACTGCTGTAACAAGTACTTATTCTATCTATATTTCTACCAATACCAATGCACTGGTGGAGAAAAATAAGATCCACAACCTGTTTGATGCTGCTACTGGTAGCACATCACTTTGCTATGGTATTTATGTCATTGCATCGGGATTGTCTGCAGCACAGCCAAATCGTATAGAAAACAACCTGCTATACAACTTCAATAATGGTGCAGGTACGCAAGCAGGTATTTATGCTTTGGGTTACAATAACTACAACTACTATCACAACACGGTGGTACTGGATGATGCAGCTTCTACGGCGGGTACTACTTATGGTATGTACGTGTATGGTACAGCCACCAATGTGAAGAACAATATCGTGATCGTAAGCCGTGGTGGTACAGGTACAAAATATACAATGTACTATTCTACCACTGGCGTTACTACATCTAATAACAACGTATTGCAGATGTTGTCTACTACGGGTACTACCAATGTACTTGTAAACAGGAGCAGCGTGAATTATACAACACTGGCAGGATGGCAAGCATCAAACAGCAATGCATTTGATCAGCAGAGCGTGGATGTAGATCCAATGTTCTTGAATCCTTCTGCCGGTGAATACATACCACAGTCGCCAACGCTTAACAATCTTGGTGCTAACGTAGGCGTAGCTACAGATATTGATAACAAACCTCGTACGGTAGCTTCGCCAGATCCGGGTGCTTATGAATTTAATCTTGGTTCTTGTACTTATCCATTAACACCAGGAACGGTGGTAGCACCTACTACTGTTTGTGCAAATACGCCATTCATTCTTACACTTGACAACAGCAGCACTGGCGATGGATTAACCTACCAGTGGCAGTCATCAACTGATAACGTAACATGGACAAACCTGGCAACGCCTTCAACGGCTATTTCTTTCCAGGCATCACAAGCATCTGCTACATGGTACCGTGCTGCGTTGCAGTGTGGAACGGGTGCTATAGTGCATACTGCGTCTGTACAGGTAGCTTCGCCAGCTTTGGTGTCAGGTACATATACAATCAATTCAGGACTTCCCACAGGCTCAGGGAACTTCCAAAATTTTGCTGATGCTATCAATCATGTAGCATGTGGTATCAATGGTCCTGTAGTGTTTGATGTTGCCCCAGGCAGTGGACCTTATATGGACCAGGTCGTTATTCCACAAATAAAAGGAGCTTCACCAGTAAATACTATCACCTTCAATGGTAATGGTGCTACTATTACTTATTCACCTACTGATGGTTCTTTACGTTCAGCTATTTTATTAAATGGCTCAGACCACGTGATTATTGACAGCTTCATAGTAGATGTTTCAAACGGAACTTTTGGATGGGGTATTTCCTTGGCTGGCCAGGCGGATAGCAACACCATCAGGAACTGTAAGATCATAAACAATACGACATCTACCAGTACCAATTACATGGGTATCATCCTTAATGGATCGGCTACATCTACGGCTTCTTCTGGTAACAATGCTAATGGAAACCTGGTGACAGGTAATACAATCACTGGTGGATACTATGGCATTTATGCCTATGGTAGCACCGCGCCATACAACAAGAGAAACATATTCAGCAACAACAAAGTGGAGGACTTCTATTCCTATGGTATCTATACATATGGCCAGGACTCTATCATCATAAGCGGCAATGATATCTCGAGGCCAGCACGTACTGCAGTTACAAGTGCTTATGGTATTTATCCAGCCTCTTGTACAAATTTTCTGGTGGAGAAAAACAGCATTCACAACCTGTTTGACGGAGCGCCTTCAAGCACATCCAGTTCATATCCTATTTACGTGGCATCAACAGGACTGGCAGCGTCACCTAACAGGATAGAAAACAACATTGTATACAACCTGAACAATGGCGCAGGGCTTATCTATGGCTTGTATGGTTCCAGCTATAATTACAATAATTATTATCACAATACGGTAGTGATAGATGACGCAAGTGCTACTGCTGGTACAACCTATGGTTTGCTGGTAAGTGGTACAGGCGTTAATGTAAGAAACAATATCGTGATAATAAGCAGGGGTGGTACCGGTGCTAAATACAACCTGTACTATTCTACAACAGGTGTTACTTCTTCTAACAACAACATCCTAATAAATACTTCTACCGGTGGAACTACCAACGCTATAGCATATCATTCCACTGGTTTCAATACTCTTGCTGCATGGCAAGCTGCTAACAGCAACAATGATCCCCAGAGCCTTGAAATTGATCCTGCATTTGCCAATGCTGCCGGTGGTGATTTTACACCAACCAATAGCCTGGCAAACAATAAGGGTGCAGCAGTAGGAGTGTTAACTGATTTTTACGACAGTACCAGGAGTACTACCACACCTGATATTGGTGCAATAGAATTCTCTACTTTGACTGCAGGCAATAACATGAGCGCAGAACAACTTGTAACACCGACGGCAAAAGCTAGTGGTTGTTATACTGCAAGTGAGCAAGTGACAGTACGGATTAGAAACTCAAGTTTATCTGCTATTGATTTTGCTGTTACCCCAGTTACGATCACTGTAGAAGTATCTGGTGCAACAAACCAATACTTTACGCATACACTCAACACGGGTACAATGCAATCAGACGCAACAATGGATGTATTGATGCCGCAACTGTTAGATATGTCAGCTGCAGGTACGTACACTTTTGCTGCAGCAACTTCTGTAGCAAATGATGCTAATCCTTCAAACGATGCTATAGTGCCGGTTGTACGCACTAAACAGCAATTAACAGCAGGTACTGCTGTATCTGCCCCTGATTCATATTGTGCTCAGTCTTCTATAATGCCTATGCTAAAAACAAGCGGCGCTGCAGGATATAACAACTTGCAATGGCTACAAAGCACATCGGCAACTGGAGGATGGTCCACAATACCAGGTGCAACAGGTACTACTTATCAACTGGCAACTGCACCTACACAAACCATGTATTACAAATTGTCTTCTACTTGTGGTACCAGTGTAGATACAAGTGCGATGATAATGCTGGAATACAATAATCCAACTATCACGTCTACCACGCCAGCTGCACGTTGTGGTGCAGGTAATGTAACAATGTCTGCCGCGGGTTCAGCGAGCAACATCAATTGGTACAGAACTGCTACAGGTGGTGCTCCTATTTATACAGGTAATTCTTTTACCACTGCTATTTCATCCGATACTACATTCTATGTAGCAGCAGGGCAGGGTGGTGGTTCTGAATATGTAGGTCCGGCAGATATTGCTATTGGTGCATCTATATCTGTAAACTATAACTACTACCTGACTTTTGATGTGCTACAACCAACAACTATTGTTTCTGTTGACATTTTCCCTACAGATGCAATAGGTACTTCGGCTTCTATCCAGATTACCAACAGTACAGGAACTGTTTTATATACCATTCCATATACTACAACGGTAACAGGTGGTAACAAGCAAACAGTTGTTCTAAACCAAACAATGACTCCGGGCTCTTATAGAATGCAGCAGGGCGGTACGCATATCAACCTGCATCGTAATTCAACGGGTGCAAGCTTCCCTTATACTTCGTCTGCTGTTTCTATCACAGGTCATAGTTTCAGTTTCGCAAGCAATCCTACGTTCTACTACTACTTCTACAACTGGCAAGTGAGCTCTGGTTGTGAAAGTGCACGTATGCCTATTACGGCTTCTATCACTGATTGTCCTGTGCCAGTGAACCTGTACAGCTTCAAAGGTGAAAAACAAGCGAGCACCAACAGGCTTGAGTGGACAACACTTACTGAAGCGAACAATGCAGGTTTTGAACTTCAGCGTAGTGCTGATGGCACCAACTTCAGTGCATTGGCATTTGCTGAGTCTAAAGCTGCGAATGGCTTTAGCAACAGGCCACTCACTTATTCTTACAATGATGTACGTCCGTTAGCTACAAACAACTATTACAGGTTGAAGCAAATGGACAAGGACGGAAAGGTTACCTTCTCTCAAATAGTATTGCTAAAAGGAGCAAAGGTGAATGCAGTAACCATTAGCAACATTTATCCAAATCCTGTGAAGAATGATCTGAATGTTGTAATCGCTTCACCTGCTACAGAGAAAATTCAGCTGGTAGTAACGGATGTTACTGGTAAAGTAATGGCCAACGCTGCTTACCAGTTGCAGGCTGGAGACAATGTCATCAAGTTGGATGTTGAAAGATATTCAACGGGTACATACATCATTAAAGCAACTTGTGCTAATGGATGCGATATAGCTTCATTTAAGTTCATAAAGCAGTAA